One window from the genome of Pelodictyon luteolum DSM 273 encodes:
- a CDS encoding RluA family pseudouridine synthase, producing MQNHPQKNECPPGGDLALEPKKLTLQVSRVQCPMRIDQYLTRQVENATRNKVQEAIEDGRVLVNGKSVKSNYRVKSCDSIEMTFLRPPAPELAPEDIPIDIVYEDSDLMVVNKAPGMVVHPAFGNWTGTLANAILHHFGTDAEELETDELRPGIVHRLDKDTSGLIIVARNPTALHRLARQFADRKVSKLYTAILWGVPEPQEGTIHTNIGRSRRDRKVMANFPYEGLEGKTAITDYRVTENLHWFSLAELTLHTGRTHQIRAHMQHLGHQILGDTTYGGASLRTLDFPRSESFVKNLLDLLPRQALHAASLSFHQPTTGRPLSFTAPLPEDMAQALEKIRVIYRSAREA from the coding sequence ATGCAAAATCACCCGCAAAAAAACGAATGCCCCCCCGGGGGGGACCTGGCCCTTGAGCCGAAAAAACTCACCCTGCAGGTCAGCAGGGTGCAGTGCCCAATGCGCATCGACCAGTACCTTACCCGGCAGGTCGAAAACGCAACCCGGAACAAGGTACAGGAAGCCATCGAGGACGGACGGGTGCTGGTGAACGGCAAATCGGTGAAGTCGAACTACCGGGTGAAGTCCTGCGACTCGATTGAGATGACCTTCCTCCGCCCGCCCGCTCCGGAGCTTGCGCCCGAAGACATCCCGATCGACATTGTCTACGAGGACAGTGACCTCATGGTGGTCAACAAGGCCCCCGGCATGGTGGTGCATCCTGCGTTCGGCAACTGGACCGGCACGCTCGCCAACGCCATCCTGCACCACTTCGGCACCGATGCAGAAGAACTTGAAACGGATGAACTCCGTCCCGGCATCGTGCACCGGCTCGACAAGGACACCTCCGGCCTCATCATCGTCGCCCGGAACCCCACCGCACTCCACCGCCTTGCCAGGCAGTTCGCCGACCGGAAGGTGTCGAAACTCTACACCGCCATCCTCTGGGGGGTGCCGGAGCCGCAGGAAGGCACCATCCATACCAACATCGGCCGCTCGAGAAGGGACCGCAAGGTCATGGCCAACTTCCCCTACGAGGGACTTGAGGGCAAAACGGCCATAACCGACTACCGGGTCACCGAAAACCTCCACTGGTTCTCACTCGCAGAGCTTACCCTCCACACCGGCCGGACCCACCAGATCCGCGCCCACATGCAGCACCTCGGCCACCAGATCCTCGGTGACACCACCTACGGCGGCGCTTCACTGCGAACCCTCGACTTCCCGAGAAGCGAAAGCTTCGTCAAAAACCTCCTCGACCTCCTCCCCCGCCAGGCCCTGCACGCCGCAAGCCTTTCCTTCCACCAGCCCACGACCGGGCGTCCGCTTTCCTTCACTGCACCGCTTCCCGAAGACATGGCGCAAGCTCTTGAGAAAATCCGCGTCATATACAGGAGCGCAAGAGAAGCCTGA
- the lpdA gene encoding dihydrolipoyl dehydrogenase produces the protein MPSMNASTPLSAPRKVDVAVIGSGPGGYEAALLAARMGMQVALIEKSALGGVCVNWGCIPTKALLRSAEAFDLVRKGAALGLHAPGASFELAAAVKRSRTVVLKISKGIEYQLRKAGVEVVPGEARFAGPHELDIIREGAVADTITARSIIIATGGRMRTIPGLEPDLRLLITSREALAMKELPASMIVLGGGAIGVELAWFYATIGTRVTIVEMMDRLMPLEDAEISEALKRSFQKAGITVATGSKLEDVKREGERVTARLMVPGEEPQEIEAERLLLAVGVGGSTEGLGLEAAGVGVSRGFIETDALCRTAVAHIYAIGDVRGGMLLAHKASAEAAIAVASIAGTSAEPLEDTMIPRCVYAEPSIASIGMSEEQAVAAGKNVSVGRSNFAASGKANAYGSLEGLVKLVFEAGGGPLLGAHLIGHGAVELIGELALARSLGITASRLSSVVHAHPTLSESIREAALQALGE, from the coding sequence ATGCCTTCCATGAACGCTTCAACTCCTCTTTCAGCTCCCCGCAAGGTAGACGTTGCCGTCATCGGTTCCGGGCCCGGCGGCTACGAGGCGGCACTCCTTGCCGCCCGTATGGGCATGCAGGTCGCCCTCATTGAAAAATCGGCACTGGGCGGCGTCTGCGTCAACTGGGGCTGCATTCCAACCAAAGCCCTGCTCCGGAGCGCCGAGGCGTTCGACCTCGTCCGGAAAGGGGCGGCGCTCGGCCTGCATGCTCCCGGTGCATCCTTTGAGCTTGCTGCAGCCGTAAAGCGCAGCCGTACGGTGGTGCTGAAGATCTCGAAGGGAATCGAGTACCAGCTGCGCAAAGCGGGTGTGGAGGTAGTTCCCGGCGAGGCGCGCTTTGCCGGTCCGCACGAGCTCGACATCATCCGTGAGGGTGCGGTTGCCGACACCATCACCGCACGCTCCATCATCATCGCCACCGGCGGCAGGATGCGCACCATTCCGGGCCTTGAGCCCGATCTTCGCCTTCTCATCACGAGCCGCGAGGCTCTTGCCATGAAGGAACTGCCGGCCTCCATGATCGTGCTCGGCGGCGGGGCGATCGGCGTAGAGCTGGCCTGGTTCTATGCAACCATCGGTACCCGGGTCACCATCGTCGAAATGATGGACCGCCTCATGCCGCTTGAAGATGCCGAGATATCCGAAGCCCTCAAACGCTCGTTCCAGAAGGCCGGCATCACGGTCGCTACCGGCTCGAAGCTCGAGGACGTAAAAAGAGAAGGGGAGCGGGTTACGGCCCGGCTTATGGTTCCGGGTGAAGAGCCGCAGGAGATCGAGGCGGAGCGTCTGCTGCTGGCTGTCGGTGTCGGCGGCAGCACCGAAGGGCTCGGGCTCGAGGCTGCCGGTGTCGGTGTGTCGCGGGGGTTCATTGAAACCGATGCACTGTGCCGGACCGCCGTGGCGCACATATACGCCATCGGCGACGTGCGCGGCGGGATGCTGCTCGCCCACAAGGCCTCGGCCGAGGCCGCCATCGCCGTTGCCTCCATCGCCGGCACCTCTGCCGAACCCCTGGAAGATACCATGATCCCGCGCTGCGTCTATGCCGAGCCCTCCATCGCAAGCATCGGCATGAGCGAGGAGCAGGCGGTTGCTGCCGGGAAAAACGTGTCGGTCGGCCGCTCGAACTTTGCCGCATCCGGCAAAGCCAACGCCTACGGCAGCCTCGAAGGGCTGGTGAAACTGGTGTTCGAGGCCGGGGGCGGGCCGCTGCTCGGCGCCCATCTCATAGGCCACGGCGCAGTGGAGCTCATCGGGGAGCTGGCGCTTGCCAGAAGCCTCGGCATCACGGCATCAAGGCTCTCCTCGGTCGTCCACGCGCACCCGACCCTGTCGGAGTCGATTCGTGAAGCCGCCCTGCAGGCTCTCGGGGAGTGA